Proteins encoded in a region of the Phycisphaerae bacterium genome:
- the fabD gene encoding ACP S-malonyltransferase, protein MTDKTAYIFPGQGAQAVGMGRDFYDSEPLARQLFDKACQIVGNDIIKICFEGPEDTLNSTTVSQPAIFATSVAILEVLKSKGLLKPANVTAGLSLGEYTALYAAGVISFEDGLKLVQKRGQAMQAAADASKGSMVSIIGLEQPAVEKLCAEAAQGQLLSCANFNCPGQIVITGDIDACKRALTLAEKYGAMKAIELKVAGAFHSEMMAPAAEELKKAIAQCKIDSPGSIAVIANVDAEYYQNKEQISQGLVRQLTSTVLWQKCMERLLADGVTKFYEIGPNKVLTGLMRRINRRTDITNIGDVESMKKLTGVK, encoded by the coding sequence ATGACAGATAAAACAGCGTATATCTTCCCCGGTCAGGGCGCTCAGGCAGTCGGTATGGGCAGGGATTTTTACGACTCCGAGCCGTTGGCCAGGCAGCTTTTTGACAAAGCATGTCAAATAGTCGGTAATGATATTATAAAAATCTGTTTTGAAGGTCCGGAAGACACGCTTAATTCCACCACGGTTTCACAGCCGGCAATTTTCGCGACATCCGTCGCGATTCTCGAAGTTCTAAAGAGTAAAGGACTTCTAAAACCTGCGAATGTAACTGCGGGCTTAAGTCTCGGCGAATATACGGCTCTTTACGCCGCCGGCGTTATCAGTTTCGAAGACGGTCTGAAACTTGTACAGAAACGCGGCCAGGCTATGCAGGCCGCTGCCGATGCCTCGAAAGGCTCAATGGTAAGTATAATCGGTCTCGAACAGCCGGCCGTTGAAAAGCTTTGTGCCGAGGCCGCACAGGGACAACTTTTGAGTTGTGCGAACTTTAATTGTCCCGGCCAGATTGTTATTACAGGCGATATAGACGCTTGTAAGCGAGCTTTGACTCTTGCCGAGAAATACGGGGCCATGAAGGCGATTGAGCTTAAAGTGGCAGGGGCGTTTCATTCTGAAATGATGGCCCCAGCCGCAGAAGAACTAAAAAAAGCCATTGCTCAGTGCAAAATAGACAGCCCCGGCAGTATAGCTGTTATAGCAAATGTGGATGCAGAATATTATCAAAATAAAGAGCAAATATCACAGGGACTTGTGAGACAACTGACCAGCACAGTATTATGGCAAAAGTGTATGGAAAGACTTTTGGCTGACGGCGTGACGAAATTTTATGAAATCGGGCCGAATAAAGTTCTTACCGGCCTTATGAGAAGGATTAATAGAAGGACTGATATAACGAATATCGGTGATGTTGAAAGTATGAAGAAATTGACGGGAGTAAAGTAA
- the fabF gene encoding beta-ketoacyl-ACP synthase II, producing the protein MNKRRVVITGLGCATPLGDSVDVFFDLACRGKSGVSNIESFDVSQYPVRFAGVLKDFDITKFVDHREGKRMDRFCQLAVASAVQAVKDSGIDFSKEDLERCGTIVGSGIGGIQEIETQHIRLLNKGPRSVSPFTVPKLMGNAACGTISMMYGLKGPNFCVVTACASSSHSIGEALYNIISGRSDVMVTGGSEAAVSPVGLSSFCALRSLSTRNDEPQLASRPFDIGRDGFVLAEGAGIVVLEEYEHAKKRGAKIYAELLGYGATADAHHITAPPPDGEGAARAMEIAIKQAGVEKEKFDYINAHGTSTELNDAAESLAIKKVFGQHAYKLSISSTKSMLGHSLGASGAIELVATCKMIETSIIHPTINLDNVDPACDTKLDFVPKVAKERKINYAASNSFGFGGHNCCLVVGRV; encoded by the coding sequence ATGAACAAACGGCGAGTAGTTATAACGGGCCTGGGCTGTGCCACACCTCTTGGAGACTCCGTAGATGTCTTCTTTGACTTGGCATGCAGGGGCAAAAGCGGCGTTTCGAACATAGAAAGTTTCGATGTTTCGCAGTACCCGGTCAGGTTTGCAGGTGTGTTAAAGGATTTCGACATTACCAAATTCGTTGACCACCGCGAAGGCAAACGGATGGACCGTTTCTGCCAGCTTGCGGTAGCCTCTGCAGTGCAGGCGGTCAAAGACAGCGGAATCGATTTCTCGAAAGAAGACCTCGAACGTTGTGGTACGATTGTCGGGTCCGGCATAGGCGGCATCCAGGAAATTGAGACGCAGCACATTCGTCTGCTGAACAAAGGTCCCCGCTCTGTTTCGCCTTTCACTGTTCCAAAACTTATGGGCAACGCTGCCTGCGGTACGATTTCGATGATGTATGGCCTTAAAGGCCCGAACTTCTGTGTCGTTACCGCTTGTGCCTCTTCTTCGCATTCCATCGGCGAGGCGCTTTATAATATCATTTCAGGCCGCAGCGATGTTATGGTAACCGGCGGCTCAGAAGCAGCCGTTTCCCCGGTCGGCCTTAGTTCTTTTTGTGCATTAAGGTCATTGAGTACCAGAAACGATGAACCGCAGCTCGCTTCGAGGCCGTTCGATATCGGCCGTGACGGTTTTGTTCTTGCCGAAGGTGCCGGTATAGTTGTTCTTGAAGAATATGAACATGCTAAAAAACGCGGCGCAAAAATTTACGCCGAGCTTCTCGGCTATGGCGCAACGGCCGATGCTCATCACATAACCGCTCCGCCTCCGGACGGTGAAGGTGCCGCAAGAGCGATGGAAATTGCGATTAAACAGGCCGGCGTTGAGAAGGAAAAATTCGATTATATTAACGCCCACGGCACAAGCACAGAGCTTAACGATGCCGCAGAGTCGCTGGCGATAAAGAAAGTCTTCGGCCAGCACGCCTATAAACTTTCAATCAGCTCGACAAAGAGTATGCTTGGTCATTCGCTCGGTGCAAGCGGAGCGATTGAACTGGTAGCGACCTGCAAGATGATAGAAACTTCGATAATCCATCCTACAATCAATCTTGATAATGTTGACCCCGCCTGCGACACCAAACTGGATTTTGTGCCTAAAGTCGCAAAAGAAAGAAAGATTAATTACGCGGCGAGCAATTCATTCGGCTTCGGCGGCCACAATTGCTGCCTCGTCGTAGGAAGAGTTTAA
- the acpP gene encoding acyl carrier protein, with protein MDVQSIEKKVIKIVAEQMGTDESEITRETSFINDLNADSLDTVELVMEFEDEFDTSIPDEEAEKIQTVGAAIDYIVSVLKQKDQG; from the coding sequence ATTGACGTCCAAAGTATTGAAAAAAAGGTTATTAAGATTGTTGCAGAGCAAATGGGTACAGATGAGTCTGAAATTACCCGTGAGACATCGTTTATCAACGACCTTAACGCGGACTCTCTGGACACAGTTGAGCTTGTTATGGAGTTTGAAGATGAGTTCGATACGAGCATACCAGACGAAGAGGCTGAAAAGATTCAGACCGTCGGCGCCGCTATCGATTACATCGTTTCGGTATTGAAGCAAAAAGATCAGGGATAA
- a CDS encoding four helix bundle protein, which produces MEQKKYSSFNDLEVYRNTSQVAITVIQKILPKLPKEEKFDLDSQLRRSAKAVPRLIAEAYSKRFQKKGYQSLLDTATEESNESMVSLSQVKDIYGIEKDIYSQLIDLYDKSSRQLQKLGLAWSKFVPRKTKDDN; this is translated from the coding sequence GTGGAACAGAAAAAATATAGCAGTTTTAATGACTTGGAGGTTTATCGTAACACCTCTCAGGTTGCTATTACAGTTATACAAAAAATACTTCCTAAACTGCCAAAGGAAGAAAAATTTGATTTGGATAGCCAGTTGCGACGTTCCGCAAAGGCTGTTCCTCGGCTTATTGCAGAAGCCTATTCCAAAAGATTTCAAAAAAAGGGTTATCAAAGTTTGTTAGATACAGCTACTGAAGAAAGTAACGAAAGTATGGTATCTCTAAGTCAGGTGAAAGATATTTATGGTATCGAGAAAGATATTTATAGTCAATTAATTGACCTTTACGATAAATCTTCTCGCCAGTTACAAAAGCTTGGTTTAGCATGGTCTAAGTTTGTGCCAAGAAAAACTAAAGATGATAATTAA
- the fabG gene encoding 3-oxoacyl-[acyl-carrier-protein] reductase — protein sequence MAEDKRLAVVTGAARGIGRAIVLELLKQGRIVAGLDLNAEQLKELEKVVADAGYSVITKCVDITKTDQLNEVMEELSKQYNGIAILVNNAGITRDRLMMQMSDDEYDILMSVNLRAAFMATRAALRPMIRNKFGRIISISSIAGIMGQAGSANYAASKAGLIGMTKSVVREVAKKGITANCVAPGFIVTDMTNTLPEPVKEAALAIIPAKKLGTPQDVAKAVAFLASDDSGYINGQVLQVDGGMAM from the coding sequence ATGGCTGAAGACAAAAGACTTGCGGTAGTAACGGGAGCGGCAAGAGGAATCGGCAGGGCGATTGTGCTTGAACTGCTTAAGCAGGGCAGGATTGTCGCCGGTCTCGATTTGAATGCAGAGCAGCTCAAAGAGCTTGAAAAAGTTGTCGCCGATGCCGGCTACAGCGTTATTACCAAATGTGTTGATATCACAAAGACAGACCAGCTTAACGAAGTTATGGAAGAGCTATCGAAGCAGTACAATGGAATAGCTATTCTCGTGAATAACGCAGGTATTACACGAGACAGGCTTATGATGCAGATGAGCGATGATGAATACGATATTCTGATGAGTGTAAATTTACGGGCGGCCTTTATGGCCACGCGTGCCGCTCTTCGTCCGATGATTCGCAACAAGTTCGGCAGGATTATCAGCATTAGTTCCATTGCCGGAATTATGGGTCAGGCGGGCAGCGCAAATTATGCCGCCAGCAAGGCCGGTCTTATCGGTATGACAAAGTCGGTTGTCAGAGAAGTTGCGAAAAAAGGCATTACCGCCAATTGCGTTGCGCCGGGTTTTATTGTTACCGATATGACAAATACATTGCCGGAACCGGTTAAGGAAGCGGCTCTTGCCATCATCCCGGCCAAAAAACTTGGCACTCCTCAGGATGTGGCAAAGGCAGTGGCATTTTTGGCAAGTGATGATTCTGGCTATATTAATGGTCAGGTCCTGCAGGTCGACGGCGGAATGGCAATGTAA